One stretch of Trichocoleus desertorum ATA4-8-CV12 DNA includes these proteins:
- a CDS encoding universal stress protein: MLKTIVIALDSSGLAEQVMQALQALVLQPSTKIVLAHVISPPEEETELAADQPHPNFEPLPYRNLEKQLQSYQVTLTCPSELEIVSGDPAEEIVRLANIYEADLIIIGSRGLTGLNRIIQGSVSSQVVESAPCSVWVVKPKF; this comes from the coding sequence GTGTTGAAAACAATTGTGATCGCCCTAGATAGTTCGGGATTAGCTGAGCAAGTCATGCAAGCTTTGCAAGCATTAGTACTGCAACCTTCGACCAAAATCGTCTTAGCTCATGTTATTTCTCCTCCAGAAGAGGAAACAGAATTAGCCGCTGATCAGCCTCATCCAAACTTTGAACCACTTCCCTACCGTAATTTAGAGAAGCAATTACAGTCCTATCAAGTGACTCTGACTTGTCCTAGTGAACTAGAAATTGTTAGCGGCGACCCTGCCGAAGAAATCGTGCGGCTTGCCAATATCTATGAAGCAGACTTGATCATAATCGGCAGTCGAGGTCTGACAGGCTTAAACCGGATCATTCAGGGATCGGTAAGCAGCCAGGTAGTAGAAAGCGCTCCCTGCTCAGTCTGGGTCGTAAAGCCTAAATTCTAG
- the rpsT gene encoding 30S ribosomal protein S20 has translation MANIKSAIKRVKIAERNRLRNKTYKSAVKTLMKKYLAAVDTYAADPSPELMQEVQKHMANAYSKIDKAVKRGVLHPNNGARKKSNLAKVLKSKNSPVSAAS, from the coding sequence GTGGCGAATATTAAGTCCGCTATCAAACGCGTCAAGATCGCAGAACGCAACCGTTTGCGCAACAAAACCTACAAATCAGCGGTTAAAACCCTGATGAAAAAGTACTTAGCAGCTGTAGACACCTATGCAGCCGATCCTAGCCCTGAGCTAATGCAAGAAGTACAAAAGCACATGGCCAACGCTTACAGCAAAATTGATAAAGCTGTGAAGCGAGGCGTGCTGCATCCTAATAATGGCGCTCGCAAAAAGTCGAATCTGGCTAAAGTGCTAAAAAGCAAGAACTCTCCCGTTTCTGCTGCCTCCTAG
- the rpoB gene encoding DNA-directed RNA polymerase subunit beta gives MTNQTQTALAFTLPDLVEIQRSSFRWFLEEGLIEELESFSPITDYTGKLELHFLGKNYKLKRPKYDVDEAKRRDGTYAVQMYVPTRLINKETGEIKEQEVFIGDLPLMTDRGTFIINGAERVIVNQIVRSPGVYYKSETDKNGRRTYNASLIPNRGAWLKFETDKNDLVWVRIDKTRKLSAQVLLKALGLSDNEIFDALRHPEYFQKTIEKEGQFSEEEALMELYRKLRPGEPPTVSGGQQLLDSRFFDPKRYDLGRVGRYKLNKKLRLNVADTVRVLTAQDILAAIDYLINLEFDIGSIDDIDHLGNRRVRSVGELLQNQVRVGLNRLERIIRERMTVSDADSLTPASLVNPKPLVAAIKEFFGSSQLSQFMDQTNPLAELTHKRRLSALGPGGLTRERAGFAVRDIHPSHYGRICPIETPEGPNAGLIGSLATHARVNSYGFIETPFYPVEMGRVLKDQPPIYMTADEEDDLRVAPGDIPMDEEGFIQGVTVPVRYRQDFTTTTPDQVDYVAVSPVQIISVAASLIPFLEHDDANRALMGSNMQRQAVPLLRPERPLVGTGLEAQAARDSGMVVVSRTAGEVTYVAADKLRVRDPQGREIEYPMQKYQRSNQDTCLNQRPIVFVGDRVVAGQVLADGSATEGGELALGQNVLVAYMPWEGYNYEDAILISERLVSDDVYTSIHVEKYEIEARQTKLGPEEITREIPNVGEDSLRQLDESGIIRIGAWVEAGDILVGKVTPKGESDQPPEEKLLRAIFGEKARDVRDNSLRVPNGEKGRVVDVRVFTREQGDELPPGANMVVRVYVAQKRKIQVGDKMAGRHGNKGIISRILPIEDMPYLPDGRPVDIVLNPLGVPSRMNVGQVFECLLAWAGENLDARFKVVPFDEMHGAEKSRETVHGKLLEASKKKGQDWLFDPDNAGKIQVFDGRTGEPFDQPVTIGKAYMLKLVHLVDDKIHARSTGPYSLVTQQPLGGKAQQGGQRFGEMEVWALEAFGAAYTLQELLTVKSDDMQGRNEALNAIVKGKAIPRPGTPESFKVLMRELQSLCLDIAVHKVETKEDGTSRDVEVDLMADVNSRRAPSRPTYESISREELEEEDA, from the coding sequence ATGACTAATCAGACTCAAACTGCACTGGCCTTCACCCTTCCAGATTTAGTTGAGATTCAGCGATCCAGTTTTCGCTGGTTCTTAGAAGAGGGACTCATCGAAGAGCTAGAGAGCTTTTCGCCTATTACCGATTACACAGGCAAACTGGAGCTACATTTCTTAGGTAAGAATTACAAACTGAAGCGGCCCAAGTACGACGTTGATGAAGCGAAGCGCCGGGATGGTACCTACGCTGTTCAGATGTATGTCCCCACTCGCCTAATCAATAAAGAGACGGGTGAAATTAAAGAGCAGGAAGTGTTCATCGGTGACCTGCCTTTGATGACCGATCGCGGTACCTTCATTATTAACGGTGCTGAGCGGGTTATCGTCAATCAGATTGTTCGTAGCCCTGGCGTCTACTATAAATCTGAAACTGACAAAAATGGTCGTCGTACCTACAATGCCAGCTTGATTCCCAACCGAGGCGCTTGGCTCAAGTTTGAGACTGATAAAAATGACTTGGTGTGGGTGCGGATCGACAAAACCCGCAAGCTGTCTGCTCAGGTGCTGTTGAAGGCATTAGGTCTCAGCGACAACGAAATTTTTGATGCGCTACGTCACCCAGAGTACTTTCAGAAAACAATTGAGAAAGAAGGCCAGTTTAGCGAAGAAGAAGCTTTGATGGAGCTTTATCGCAAACTGCGTCCAGGTGAGCCTCCGACTGTTTCTGGTGGACAGCAACTGTTGGATTCTCGCTTCTTTGATCCTAAGCGCTATGACTTGGGTCGAGTGGGTCGCTACAAGCTCAACAAGAAGCTCAGACTCAATGTGGCGGATACCGTTCGAGTTTTGACGGCTCAGGATATCTTGGCTGCCATTGATTATCTGATCAACCTGGAATTTGATATTGGCAGCATTGATGATATCGACCACTTGGGTAACCGTCGGGTGCGCTCTGTCGGTGAGTTGCTGCAAAACCAAGTCAGAGTTGGCCTCAACCGTTTAGAGCGAATCATTCGGGAACGGATGACGGTTTCGGATGCAGATTCTTTGACACCTGCGTCTTTGGTGAACCCCAAACCTTTGGTTGCCGCGATTAAAGAGTTCTTTGGTTCTAGCCAACTGTCTCAGTTCATGGACCAAACCAATCCTCTGGCTGAGTTGACCCACAAGCGTCGTCTCAGTGCCTTAGGCCCTGGGGGTTTAACCAGGGAGAGGGCGGGCTTTGCGGTGCGGGATATTCACCCTAGCCACTATGGACGGATTTGCCCGATTGAAACTCCAGAAGGCCCTAACGCTGGCTTGATCGGCTCTTTGGCAACTCATGCCCGTGTCAATTCCTACGGTTTCATTGAGACTCCTTTTTATCCGGTTGAGATGGGACGAGTCTTGAAGGACCAGCCGCCCATCTATATGACCGCAGATGAAGAGGACGATCTGCGAGTTGCTCCAGGTGACATCCCGATGGATGAGGAAGGCTTCATTCAAGGTGTGACCGTTCCAGTGCGTTACCGTCAGGACTTCACGACTACTACGCCTGACCAAGTAGACTACGTGGCTGTCTCTCCGGTACAAATCATTTCGGTGGCAGCTTCGTTGATTCCTTTCCTGGAACATGACGATGCGAACCGAGCTTTGATGGGTTCCAACATGCAACGTCAGGCTGTACCTCTATTGCGGCCAGAGCGGCCTTTGGTAGGGACAGGTTTGGAAGCTCAGGCGGCGCGTGACTCCGGTATGGTTGTGGTCAGCCGAACCGCTGGTGAAGTGACTTATGTGGCGGCTGATAAGCTGCGAGTCAGAGATCCTCAAGGTCGCGAAATTGAGTATCCCATGCAGAAGTATCAGCGGTCTAACCAAGATACCTGCTTGAATCAACGCCCCATCGTTTTTGTGGGCGATCGCGTCGTGGCAGGTCAAGTCCTAGCTGACGGCTCAGCCACCGAAGGCGGAGAACTGGCCCTAGGACAAAACGTTCTGGTAGCCTACATGCCTTGGGAAGGCTACAACTACGAGGACGCGATCCTGATCAGCGAGCGCCTAGTTTCTGATGATGTGTACACTTCAATTCACGTTGAAAAATACGAAATTGAAGCGCGTCAGACCAAACTCGGACCCGAAGAAATCACCCGTGAAATTCCTAACGTGGGTGAAGATTCCCTTCGTCAACTCGACGAAAGCGGCATTATTCGGATTGGTGCTTGGGTAGAAGCAGGAGACATCCTGGTTGGGAAAGTGACTCCCAAAGGGGAATCAGATCAGCCTCCGGAAGAAAAGCTGCTACGAGCCATCTTTGGTGAAAAAGCTAGAGATGTTCGCGATAACTCCCTGCGCGTCCCCAACGGTGAAAAAGGCCGAGTTGTGGATGTCCGAGTCTTTACTCGTGAACAAGGGGATGAACTGCCCCCGGGTGCCAACATGGTTGTGCGGGTGTATGTAGCCCAGAAGCGCAAGATCCAAGTGGGTGACAAGATGGCAGGTCGCCACGGTAATAAAGGGATTATTTCCCGGATTCTGCCGATTGAAGACATGCCTTACTTGCCAGATGGCCGTCCCGTGGATATTGTGCTCAATCCCTTGGGTGTGCCTTCCCGGATGAACGTCGGCCAAGTCTTTGAATGTCTCTTAGCTTGGGCTGGAGAGAATCTGGATGCCCGCTTCAAGGTGGTCCCTTTTGACGAAATGCATGGAGCGGAGAAGTCTCGTGAAACCGTGCATGGCAAGCTTCTAGAAGCCAGTAAGAAGAAGGGCCAAGATTGGCTATTTGACCCGGATAATGCTGGCAAGATTCAAGTGTTCGATGGTCGTACTGGCGAACCCTTTGATCAACCTGTGACCATCGGTAAAGCTTATATGCTGAAGCTGGTTCACTTGGTTGATGACAAGATTCACGCTCGTTCTACTGGACCTTACTCGCTCGTAACGCAGCAACCCTTGGGTGGTAAAGCTCAACAAGGGGGCCAGCGCTTCGGAGAGATGGAAGTGTGGGCGTTGGAAGCCTTTGGTGCTGCCTACACCTTGCAAGAGTTATTGACTGTGAAGTCGGATGACATGCAGGGTCGGAATGAAGCCCTCAATGCGATCGTCAAAGGAAAAGCCATTCCTCGTCCGGGAACGCCAGAATCCTTCAAGGTACTGATGCGAGAATTGCAGTCCCTCTGCCTAGATATTGCAGTCCATAAGGTAGAGACGAAGGAGGATGGAACTAGCCGAGACGTAGAGGTAGACCTGATGGCAGATGTTAATAGCCGTCGAGCTCCCTCTCGGCCCACCTACGAATCTATCTCCAGAGAAGAACTGGAAGAAGAAGACGCCTAA
- a CDS encoding DNA-directed RNA polymerase subunit gamma has protein sequence MPKLEQRFDYVKIGLASPDRIRQWGERTLPNGQVVGEVTKPETINYRTLKPEMDGLFCERIFGPAKDWECHCGKYKRVRHRGIVCERCGVEVTESRVRRHRMGYIKLAAPVAHVWYLKGIPSYMAILLDMPLRDVEQIVYFNAYVVLNPGNAENLTYKQLLTEDQWIEIEDQIYSEDSPLEGVEVGIGAEALQRLLQDINLETEAEQLREEIATSKGQKRAKLIKRLRVIDNFIATGAQAEWMVLSVIPVIPPDLRPMVQLDGGRFATSDLNDLYRRVINRNNRLARLQEILAPEIIVRNEKRMLQEAVDALIDNGRRGRTVVGANNRPLKSLSDIIEGKQGRFRQNLLGKRVDYSGRSVIVVGPKLKIHQCGLPREMAIELFQPFVIHRLIRQGLVNNIKAAKKLIQRGDPSVWDVLQEVIDGHPVLLNRAPTLHRLGIQAFEPILVEGRAIQLHPLVCPAFNADFDGDQMAVHVPLSLESQAEARLLMLASNNILSPATGRPIVTPSQDMVLGCYYLTAENPTHQKGSGGYFANLDDAITAYEQQQVDLHAYVWVRFDGAVESNEPDTEPVEVQESTDGTVTKVYKFRRTREDNEGNLISQYIRTTPGRIIYNKTIQDALTN, from the coding sequence ATGCCAAAGCTAGAACAGCGATTTGACTACGTCAAAATTGGTCTGGCATCTCCGGATCGAATTCGCCAATGGGGGGAGCGGACTCTACCTAATGGGCAGGTGGTTGGTGAAGTGACCAAACCGGAAACCATCAACTACCGGACGCTAAAGCCAGAAATGGATGGTTTGTTCTGTGAGCGGATCTTTGGCCCAGCTAAAGATTGGGAATGCCATTGCGGTAAATACAAGCGAGTTCGGCATCGCGGAATTGTCTGTGAGCGCTGTGGCGTTGAAGTCACAGAATCGCGGGTGCGTCGGCATCGCATGGGCTATATCAAACTGGCGGCTCCTGTCGCTCATGTTTGGTACCTCAAGGGTATTCCGAGCTACATGGCGATCTTACTCGATATGCCTTTGCGGGATGTGGAGCAGATTGTTTACTTTAACGCCTATGTAGTGCTCAATCCGGGCAATGCAGAAAACTTAACCTATAAGCAACTGCTGACAGAAGACCAATGGATTGAGATTGAAGACCAAATTTACAGCGAAGATTCGCCTCTAGAAGGGGTTGAGGTTGGCATTGGAGCCGAAGCGTTGCAACGGTTGCTGCAAGACATCAACCTAGAAACAGAGGCTGAGCAGCTGCGAGAGGAAATTGCTACCTCTAAAGGTCAGAAGCGGGCCAAGCTGATTAAGCGTCTGCGCGTGATTGATAACTTTATTGCGACGGGTGCTCAAGCAGAATGGATGGTGCTGTCGGTGATTCCGGTGATTCCGCCGGATTTACGCCCGATGGTGCAGCTAGATGGGGGCCGATTCGCAACCTCTGACCTGAATGACTTGTATCGGCGGGTCATTAACCGGAATAATCGTCTAGCGCGTCTGCAAGAAATCCTGGCTCCTGAGATTATCGTTCGTAACGAGAAGCGAATGCTTCAGGAAGCAGTGGATGCCCTGATTGACAATGGTCGTCGGGGCCGAACGGTCGTCGGGGCTAATAACCGTCCTTTGAAGTCACTGTCAGACATCATTGAAGGTAAGCAAGGGCGATTCCGTCAAAACCTATTGGGTAAGCGGGTAGACTACTCTGGCCGTTCTGTCATTGTGGTAGGCCCTAAGCTCAAGATTCACCAATGTGGTCTGCCACGGGAAATGGCGATCGAGCTGTTCCAACCTTTCGTGATTCATCGGTTGATTCGCCAAGGGTTAGTGAACAACATCAAGGCTGCCAAGAAGCTGATTCAACGGGGCGATCCGAGCGTTTGGGATGTCCTCCAGGAAGTGATTGATGGTCACCCGGTGCTACTAAACCGAGCGCCAACCCTCCACCGCTTGGGGATTCAGGCGTTTGAGCCGATCCTAGTAGAAGGCCGCGCGATTCAATTGCACCCATTGGTTTGCCCTGCGTTTAACGCTGACTTTGATGGTGACCAAATGGCGGTTCACGTGCCACTCTCGCTAGAATCACAAGCAGAGGCTCGGCTGTTGATGTTAGCTTCTAACAATATCTTGTCGCCAGCGACAGGTCGCCCAATTGTGACACCGAGCCAAGACATGGTATTGGGTTGCTATTACTTGACGGCTGAGAATCCGACTCACCAGAAGGGGTCAGGTGGCTATTTTGCCAATTTGGATGATGCCATTACTGCCTATGAACAGCAACAGGTTGACCTCCATGCTTATGTTTGGGTGCGATTCGATGGCGCTGTCGAATCTAACGAACCGGATACGGAACCTGTAGAAGTCCAAGAGTCCACAGATGGTACGGTCACCAAAGTTTATAAGTTCCGCAGAACTCGTGAGGACAATGAAGGGAATTTGATCTCGCAGTACATTCGAACGACTCCGGGACGAATTATCTACAACAAGACGATTCAAGACGCCTTGACTAACTAG
- the hisD gene encoding histidinol dehydrogenase: MLRIITQRTEARTELRRICDRTHDDQVFHKEATVREVLQAVKRQGDRALLHYTAEFDQQELKPEELRVSGSELDAAYQQVSKELLDAIRLARKQIEAFHRQRVPKSWVQFGEDEVVLGKRYTPVDRAGLYVPGGRGAYPSTVLMNAIPAMVAQVPRIAIVTPPGPEKSVNPAVLVAAQEAGVQEIYRVGGAQAIAALAFGTETIPKVDVITGPGNIYVTLAKKLVYGTVGIDSLAGPSEVLVIADETANPVYVAADLLAQAEHDPMAAAILITTDSSLALKVVAEVEQQLIDHPRRTPTEKAIAHYGLIIVVDSLETAAELSNEFAPEHLELEIADPWALIDQIRHAGAIFLGSSTPEAVGDYLAGPNHTLPTSGSARYASALGVETFMKHSSLIQYSPTALQKVSAAIDVLATAEGLTSHADSVRLRTQPKQIDPQS; the protein is encoded by the coding sequence ATGCTGCGAATTATTACTCAGCGAACTGAGGCACGAACCGAACTACGGCGTATTTGCGATCGCACTCACGATGACCAAGTGTTTCACAAAGAAGCCACGGTTCGCGAAGTGTTACAAGCTGTGAAGCGTCAAGGCGATCGAGCCCTGTTACACTACACAGCCGAATTTGATCAACAAGAATTAAAACCTGAAGAATTACGTGTTAGTGGCTCAGAGTTAGATGCTGCCTATCAGCAGGTATCGAAGGAGTTACTAGATGCGATTCGTCTGGCTCGTAAACAAATTGAAGCGTTTCATCGGCAACGAGTCCCCAAAAGCTGGGTGCAGTTTGGTGAAGATGAGGTCGTTCTAGGAAAGCGCTACACACCAGTCGATCGAGCGGGCCTTTACGTACCAGGGGGTCGAGGGGCTTATCCCAGTACAGTTTTGATGAACGCGATCCCGGCGATGGTGGCTCAGGTGCCTAGAATCGCGATCGTGACCCCACCAGGACCAGAAAAATCGGTCAACCCAGCCGTACTGGTGGCGGCTCAAGAGGCAGGCGTTCAAGAGATTTATCGAGTGGGGGGAGCACAGGCGATCGCCGCTTTAGCGTTTGGCACCGAAACCATTCCCAAAGTAGACGTGATCACTGGCCCCGGCAATATCTATGTGACTCTCGCTAAGAAGTTGGTTTACGGCACTGTTGGCATTGACTCCTTAGCGGGTCCCTCCGAAGTATTGGTGATCGCAGACGAAACTGCCAACCCAGTCTATGTAGCGGCTGATCTGCTAGCTCAGGCAGAACATGACCCAATGGCAGCGGCGATTTTAATTACTACAGACTCTTCTCTAGCTTTAAAAGTGGTCGCAGAAGTAGAGCAACAACTAATCGACCACCCCAGACGTACCCCCACAGAGAAGGCGATCGCTCACTACGGCTTGATCATCGTGGTCGATTCTCTGGAAACTGCAGCCGAGTTGTCTAATGAGTTCGCGCCAGAACACTTAGAGCTAGAAATCGCAGACCCGTGGGCCTTGATTGATCAGATTCGTCACGCTGGTGCTATTTTCTTAGGGTCCTCGACCCCAGAAGCAGTAGGAGACTACTTAGCAGGCCCAAACCACACCCTACCCACCTCTGGCTCGGCTCGCTATGCTTCCGCCCTCGGTGTCGAGACCTTTATGAAGCACTCCAGCCTGATTCAGTACAGCCCAACAGCGCTGCAAAAAGTTTCCGCAGCCATAGATGTTTTAGCGACCGCAGAAGGGCTAACTTCCCATGCCGACTCAGTTCGCCTCAGAACCCAACCCAAGCAGATAGATCCACAATCCTAA
- a CDS encoding TatD family hydrolase translates to MQLIDTHVHINFKTFQPDLEAVAQRWREAGVVRLIHSCVEPTEFSSIQAIADRFPELSFAVGLHPLDADKWTPNSRAQILELASSDSRVVAIGETGLDFYKADNRQQQIAAFQGQLAIAQELSLPVIIHCRDAAPEMAQLLRDFWQDQGPVRGVMHCWGGTPTETEWFLELGFYISFSGTVTFKNAAGIQASARMVPSDRLLVETDCPFLAPVPKRGERRNEPAYVRYVAEQVAQLRSVPLEVLAAQTTQNACQLFGLPQLPPKATGAPAIPYS, encoded by the coding sequence ATGCAGTTGATTGATACGCACGTCCATATCAACTTTAAAACGTTTCAGCCTGACTTGGAGGCTGTAGCTCAACGGTGGCGGGAGGCTGGAGTGGTTCGTTTGATTCACTCTTGCGTAGAGCCAACGGAGTTTAGCAGTATTCAAGCGATCGCCGATCGCTTTCCTGAGTTGTCTTTTGCGGTGGGTTTGCACCCACTGGATGCAGACAAATGGACACCTAATTCTCGCGCTCAAATCTTAGAGCTGGCCTCTTCTGATTCGCGAGTGGTGGCGATTGGTGAAACAGGCTTAGACTTCTACAAAGCAGATAATCGGCAACAGCAGATAGCAGCATTTCAAGGTCAACTTGCGATCGCTCAAGAGTTAAGCTTGCCAGTGATTATTCATTGTCGAGATGCTGCACCAGAAATGGCTCAGTTGTTAAGGGATTTCTGGCAAGACCAAGGTCCTGTTCGCGGCGTGATGCACTGTTGGGGAGGGACACCGACCGAAACTGAGTGGTTCCTAGAATTAGGGTTCTATATCAGTTTTAGTGGTACGGTGACTTTCAAAAATGCGGCTGGGATTCAAGCCTCTGCCCGTATGGTGCCCAGCGATCGCCTCCTAGTAGAAACAGATTGCCCATTTTTGGCTCCTGTTCCCAAGCGAGGAGAGCGACGAAATGAACCTGCTTACGTGCGCTATGTGGCGGAGCAAGTTGCGCAGTTGCGGTCTGTGCCTCTAGAAGTGCTAGCAGCACAGACGACGCAGAACGCTTGTCAGCTTTTTGGTTTGCCTCAACTGCCGCCGAAAGCAACTGGAGCCCCTGCTATCCCTTACTCCTAA